AGCGACTAAAGGTTCCTCAATCTTATTTCCATTCCCATCCTCTATCCATGTTTGCGCCAGATACGGCATATTAGGATTACTATTTTCTACAATAACAGATACTGAATTTGTATTAGAATGATCAAATATAATTCTTGTTCTATCAAATGCTAACTGTCCAAAAGAAAAATTTAATACTAATAACCCTAAAAACAATATTTTTCTCATAAATTTTACTCCATATAACATGTTAAGTTTTTCAGATCATCGACATCTAATGAGTTTATTTTTAACAAACATTTGTGATTACTCCACTTAATCAAAAAATTAGATTGTATATTAAGACCTGAGAGGTATGTGAGCCCTTTTTCTGCAATCATAGCAACCTCTACCTCATCATTACCATTTACTCTATAAACAACGGCTCCAAATGGAGGGTTAGTTCCATCTTGTAAAGCAATTCTAGAAATCACTTTCTTACCATCTATTGCTCCTAAAGAGCGATAAGCGATTGTTCCGTCAGTAACAGCTATTGGAACTACACTGTTTGTTATCTCAACATTATCCGGTAAATTATCATTATCAACAACATAAGATGTCCTATAATAATTAGGGATATTACTCACACCTATCAGACCAAAAGTGTTAGATTCCCCTGGCACTGATTTTACCTGCACCCCAGGTACTTCAGCATTAATGATAAGCCTTGAGCCATTTTCATAAACTCGAGAATGTGTAGCAAGTCCATGTTGTGTAATAGTTAGAGAACCATTATATCCAATAGTTGCTCTTTGATAATTTGAAGAATAGTTAGCCATTGTCTGGAATTTACCATATCTTGTATCTAAATCGTAGGAACCATTTAAACTATATTCTGAATCGGTCGAAAAATTATTTTGATGAGATATCTCTCCCCCAAGAGAAATATTCGCATTACCTAAACTAGTATTATAAACAACTTGCTGATTAACTCTTTTATCGTATTCATCATAATATGCAGAATAACTCAAATAAGAATTATAATCATCAATCGGCACATGAAAAAATAATCCTATTTGATTATTGCTATAACCATCTCTATCTGTGTTCCTAGATAGTGATAATTGTATTGAGCTATTTCTTAAAAATCCAGTTTTAATAACCTTATTGGCAGAAATACTATAATTTGATGTGCTACTATGATTCCAGTAAGCTCCTTTTGTTAGAGATGCTGTTATACTTGTACTTATTGAAGGGAAAGCTTGCGTAAGGCTTAAAGTAAAGCGCCTTTTTTCAAAAGATAATCTTCTTGTGTTATTAGTTTTCATATCAATATAGTTATTTAGCGAAGTATAATCACGACCAGAAAAACGATACCCAGCTAAATTCAAAGTTGTATCAGAGCTAAAACGTTTAGCGTAATTAATACGATAGCTATACCCTCTTAATGTTTTTTGTTTATAGACTTGATTATTTGCGTGTGTGACATCAAAAGAAAGCGCTCCAAATGTTTCAAGATTTAATCCTATACCTACATTAAGAGATTTATAATCACTTTTATTAATCGTTGCTACTGTCCCTCCAAATATAGAAATATTATTTGTTAATCCATAAGAGAGATCTCCAGAGATAAAATTCGTATTAGTTTTTTTCCCATATTCAACGTCTAATTTCCCTATATTCAAGTTATAACGAATAGCGCCTTTTCTTGTTAAAAAGGGGAGTTGAGAAATATATACTTGATACTTTGTGACTTGACCACTATTTTCTTCTATTTCTACATCAACGACACCATTAATATAAGAGGGAAGATCTGAGATAGAGAAAGGACCAGGTAATACTTGCTCTGACTTTAAAATATTTCCATACTGTTTTACTGTTACAACGGCATTTGTTGATACGGTCCCTGTGACTTGTGGGGCATAACCCTGTAAATAAGAGGGCATCATACTTTCATCTGAAAAAAAACTTATTCCTTTAAATTTTGTAGTATCAAATAAATTGCTGCGTGAATAAATCTCACCAACATATAATTTAGCATTTAAAGAAGCTACATCCATAAAACCATAAATTTGAGTCCAGTCAAGCTTATCGTTAGCAATATCAGAATCATATTGATAATTTCCTCGAAAACGGAACCTTCCAATATTAGCGCCAATATTGCCATAACTTCGGAAAGCATTATTAGTCTGACGTCGCCCCGAATATTTAGATCTTGTATGGATTCCCATCATATTATAATCAAAGACTAATCCTGAAATTCCATAGTCTCTATCTTTAGGTGAAATCCAGTTTGGATCGAAATTATCTAAAAATAGTTGTGGCATCGTTATATTAACAACTTGATCTCTAGGGAAAAACTCTATTTTTACTGCAGGGTCAAGGCTTTCTAAAGAAAAACATTCTCCTATATCTGTTTGATGAGGTGTGTGTGTCAAAATGCTACTAGCATACTCTTTTTTTAACGGAAAACCCATTAATAATTCTGGAGTGATACAAAGATGGTCACTTCCATTTAAAACATAAAAGTTAACAGATTTTGAATATGCCACAGTTTTATTGTTTATTTTAATGTCAACAATATATCGTCCTGAGAATTGGTCGTTATTACCAGAAAAAACACTTAGATCAACATTATCTATTCCTGTAGATTCTAGCAGGGAATTATCAAATTTATAGGCATAGCTTATATACCCCAATAGCCACATACCAAATATGAATATTGCACCTAATATTTTGTAATACAAGCTATTACCCATAATTTAACCTATTCAAATTCAAATCATTGTTAATAATGATTTTACAGAAACTATAATTATTTGTAGTTTGCAGTAAATTTCACAGAAGTATTAAACGAACCAGCTTCTACACCCGCAGCTGAAGCCTTCATGCGAGCTCTAACAGGAACAGTTAATGTTTCATTATTAAATATTTGAATATCTGCTAATGTAGCGCCTTCTGGTTTTACTGCTTGATTATTGATAAGTAAATCTAAACCTACATTTGTAGCATCACCTGCTGTATTAGCCCATAGATCAGTGTTCAATGCTGTACCTGGCTCAATAACAAGTTGTACGCTCTGAACACCTTCGTCTTCAGCGCCCGTTTTAAGATTACAATCTACAAACTCAATATTAGTTGAAACCCAAGCTGAGGCATCACCTGCTGCTCTTAAAGTTCTTGTTGAGACAGAACCGAGATCCACAGGTTCAATTGGAGACAGAGTACATGATGATGTTGTAACCACCCCTTTAAAGACGATAGAACCAGTTGATTGGTCCGCTGTTTGTGCAAGCGCTACAGATGAAACAGTAAGAGTAGCTACGAAAGCTAAAAATAATTTTTTCATTTTATTAAACCTTTATAGAAATTTGATAAAAAATTAAACAGTTATGTAAAAGAAAAACATAATAATGACCTACTATATATTCTCTTTACAAAAGAGATCATAATAAAGTAGTAATATATTCTCAATGTTTTAATAGGACATTATTAACTAGAAATATAACCCCCTTTAAAATCAACAAAATAAATCATGATTGCTGTATTTTTTTTAAAATAAAAATATAGATTTACATTTATTTAAAATAAAGTGAGTTATATCTGCAGTGATCAAAATTCACAGATATAGGATTTAATCGCGTTTTTTACCGTATCAGGAGAATCTTAAAAATCGCACTAGAGAGTATTTATTTGTAGGAATTGATGATTTTTCAAGAGAACTTTATGCGGGTACTTATAGTGGATTCGGTTCAAAAAAGACTAAAAAATGCTTCCTCAAAAGTCGAGGAATAGCGTAATATTTCTCTCATTTTTCGCTTTAGGATTGCCCAGTATTTCTCTATAGGATTTTAATTTGGCGAGTATGGAGGCAAGAGTAATAATCAATGCCCTGTTTTTGAAAGAATCTCTTTCAATTGGGATTTACGATGAAATCTAGCATTATCCATAACAATAATGCTATTTTGAGGTAGCTCTGGTACTAAGTGATTTGTAAAACAATATTCAAACAGCACACTATCCATAGTGCCCTCATATTGAAATGGGGAAATTAATATTTTTCGATGAATTAAACCTGCTACTAAACTTGTCCTACGAAATCGTTTGCCGCTTACAAAACCTTTGATTATATCGCCTTTTAAAGCTCTCCCATGCGTGCGATAAAGGCATTGATCAAAGCCCGTTTCATCTAAGTAAACGATTTTTTCTTGAGGAAGATTTGTGATAATTTCTAAAAATGCTTTAACTTTTTTTGATCCTG
The nucleotide sequence above comes from Ignatzschineria rhizosphaerae. Encoded proteins:
- a CDS encoding fimbria/pilus outer membrane usher protein yields the protein MGNSLYYKILGAIFIFGMWLLGYISYAYKFDNSLLESTGIDNVDLSVFSGNNDQFSGRYIVDIKINNKTVAYSKSVNFYVLNGSDHLCITPELLMGFPLKKEYASSILTHTPHQTDIGECFSLESLDPAVKIEFFPRDQVVNITMPQLFLDNFDPNWISPKDRDYGISGLVFDYNMMGIHTRSKYSGRRQTNNAFRSYGNIGANIGRFRFRGNYQYDSDIANDKLDWTQIYGFMDVASLNAKLYVGEIYSRSNLFDTTKFKGISFFSDESMMPSYLQGYAPQVTGTVSTNAVVTVKQYGNILKSEQVLPGPFSISDLPSYINGVVDVEIEENSGQVTKYQVYISQLPFLTRKGAIRYNLNIGKLDVEYGKKTNTNFISGDLSYGLTNNISIFGGTVATINKSDYKSLNVGIGLNLETFGALSFDVTHANNQVYKQKTLRGYSYRINYAKRFSSDTTLNLAGYRFSGRDYTSLNNYIDMKTNNTRRLSFEKRRFTLSLTQAFPSISTSITASLTKGAYWNHSSTSNYSISANKVIKTGFLRNSSIQLSLSRNTDRDGYSNNQIGLFFHVPIDDYNSYLSYSAYYDEYDKRVNQQVVYNTSLGNANISLGGEISHQNNFSTDSEYSLNGSYDLDTRYGKFQTMANYSSNYQRATIGYNGSLTITQHGLATHSRVYENGSRLIINAEVPGVQVKSVPGESNTFGLIGVSNIPNYYRTSYVVDNDNLPDNVEITNSVVPIAVTDGTIAYRSLGAIDGKKVISRIALQDGTNPPFGAVVYRVNGNDEVEVAMIAEKGLTYLSGLNIQSNFLIKWSNHKCLLKINSLDVDDLKNLTCYME
- a CDS encoding fimbrial protein, coding for MKKLFLAFVATLTVSSVALAQTADQSTGSIVFKGVVTTSSCTLSPIEPVDLGSVSTRTLRAAGDASAWVSTNIEFVDCNLKTGAEDEGVQSVQLVIEPGTALNTDLWANTAGDATNVGLDLLINNQAVKPEGATLADIQIFNNETLTVPVRARMKASAAGVEAGSFNTSVKFTANYK
- a CDS encoding transposase, whose translation is MITNLPQEKIVYLDETGFDQCLYRTHGRALKGDIIKGFVSGKRFRRTSLVAGLIHRKILISPFQYEGTMDSVLFEYCFTNHLVPELPQNSIIVMDNARFHRKSQLKEILSKTGH